The Malus sylvestris chromosome 3, drMalSylv7.2, whole genome shotgun sequence genomic sequence AGAACCTGGATTTTCCTCCTTGTTCTTTCTTGCAAAAGAGGCTTTACCACCTGTCAAGACTTTACATTAGGACTTGTGTAATATACCCACCAAATCCTTTTCCCTTTTTCCGACGTATTATTTCAAAGTTTGAGTTGTTACAAACCTTCCAACAGGCGGAAAATATGTATGGGACATTGACGATATAGTATGTATCCGTCTTCTCTGGATAGTTTAAGTCATCAATTGTAGAGATAACAGTCAAAAGCTGCATCAACAGATCATACAAAGTGTCAATCTCACGGATCCttacaaaaagaattaaaaagaaaaacaaaaggcaaACAAATAGAGGCTCATGCTATAGCAAGAGATACCTTTATCTGGTTAAGTGCTGAGAGCCTTAAACCAGTCATATCCAAAACCTTCACACACGTTCCAATATATTTTCCATACTTCTTCGTTGCGGAAGGCTAcaacaaaaagagagaaaaatcagGCTCCTAAAAGAATTCCCTGTTAGAAAGATAAAACTAAACATTCTCAAGTACTGACCAATACAACACGATCTCTGTACTCATTCATTTGGATGTGAGACTGGACATAGTAATTTACCTACAATGACAATGAATCAAACAAGTAAGCATCACCACAAGAATCATAATATCACACAACCGCATACAAACATGCACCAAACTACGTTTGAACAGAAACATGGGTACATAAAGCTCATTATGTTAGAAAATTTGCGTATCTGCACATTAATACATGACCAATGTTATAATATCTCGAAACTCCATGGTATACTTAATGACTCATTTTCTTAGCATTGGAAGTCTCAGTAACACCAAAATATAGAACATTATGCCCATAAATTCTAATGCCTTCTCTCAGGTCAGACGTATTATACTTTCTAATGTGTAAGGACAGATACGACCCACATAATAGCTTAAAGCCCCAGCGTAACTTAGATGATTTCTTGATAATGGTTTCCATCATTACACATCAAAACCAGACATACAAAGTTATCTatgttaaagaaaattaaacagAACAAATTATATCATCCTTACAGAAGCTTTGTCAAATGAGCTTTGCCCAACACCAACAGCAATGACCGGAAGACCCTGgaaaaagaaagcaatatgaCAATGAGATATAAGAATTAAGTTTGAAATTAAAAGTAATGCACCCCAAGGGAACAAAAAACTAATCATGTTTTGCAGCCGAAAGAAGAAAATTTCAGGATACCTCTTTTGAGTAACCTGACAACCCCACAAGGTAAGAATCTCGCACTGCTCTGTATTTATCATTTGGGATGATTGGTTTCTGTACATAGAAAATTAAATGCTTTGTCACCACATTAAGTATATTCACCTTTCCACCATGGTTAAAGTATCAAATCTCGCCACTAACTAAGCCTGAAATGCATGAATCTCAAGAGAACTACAAGTGACTGGTCACACGATATCATGTTTATTTACTAATTATTCATTGAGAAAACTCACCGCCAATATATTGTCAATTTCGCTTTCTGTCCTCCATTGTAAACAGTCGAGCAACTGGAACAGTTTAGCATTATTAGGAAAGCATTATAAGCAAAAGATGAACAACAGCTTGAGATCATGAAACCTGAAAcattataaatattatttagtAAACTGAATGAATCTAACCATTTTATGGGCTTTTCCCACATTCATGTCTCGAGCTTTAAGAAAACGCATTAATGTCTCATTTCGATACCCCTGGTGCACATTCTGTAGATCAAGAGGCACCAAGTGAATTTGAGATATCATTTATGCAAACCATAtatcataaaagaaaagaacaatATTATCCTCTTCAATTCTAGAATTTGAAGCAAAACAAGAATAAGCCTCAAAACCATGCTATATTTTCTCAAAACTTTGCAAAAGTTTAGCTTGGCCAATGCCATCTCTCTGATTTTCCTTTGGCTTTCTTTTTCTCCATCCCTTTTTTTTCTGGTTAGGATCCTttgcccctctctctctctctctcaaacaatGTAATCCCCTCcccctccttcctccttcctcctccccCCATACTTCCATAACAAAGGGCTTCATTTCATTATGCATTGTCCAAAAAAATGCAACAAGTACATCATGCCCAATTAGATGCAGTAAGGTTCAGTTCAATTAAATTGTTCATCACCCGCAGAACAGGTTCACCAATTCAGAGCATAAACCCGACGCTATATTTGCATAAAAACTCCATCTTTATTAAAACCCAATATGAAGATTCCATAGAAACTCATACTTTCGTCTCACTATAAGCGAATATGAAGTTTCATCCACCCAAAAACGAGCAAGATCAGATTGATTAAGTAATAATTAATACGCTGCCGGCATTCTCTTAGTAACCAGTGATTAGGATCACCATAGCAGATTA encodes the following:
- the LOC126616325 gene encoding phosphatidylinositol/phosphatidylcholine transfer protein SFH1-like, which gives rise to MGIANQDAVKQFQKLMEEVDESLKNTFENVHQGYRNETLMRFLKARDMNVGKAHKMLLDCLQWRTESEIDNILAKPIIPNDKYRAVRDSYLVGLSGYSKEGLPVIAVGVGQSSFDKASVNYYVQSHIQMNEYRDRVVLPSATKKYGKYIGTCVKVLDMTGLRLSALNQIKLLTVISTIDDLNYPEKTDTYYIVNVPYIFSACWKVVKPLLQERTRRKIQVLQGSGKDELLKIMDYASLPHFCRKEGSGSSRHSDNGHTNNCFSLDHPFHQELYKFVKQQASLRESIAPLKQGSFHVNFPETDPERAELAKTIESEFQKFGNQNQNGLAKSLSGLRVNGA